From the Sphingobacteruim zhuxiongii genome, the window AAAATCAAATAAATTATCAATAAAATATAATAACAATGCAAGAAGGAACAGTAAAATTCTTTAACGAAACAAAAGGTTTCGGTTTTATCACACCTACAAATGGCGGTCCTGATATTTTTGTTCATACAACAGGACTTATGAGCAACATCCGTGAAAATGATTTAGTAACGTATGATGTTGAAAATGGGAAAAAAGGGCTTAACGCCATTAATGTCCGCGTAGCGAGATAATTAAGAGCATTTATTAACAAATGCATAAAGAGCGGAGCAATTTATTTTGCCCCGCTTTTTTATTGGAGTTAAATGGTATCTGTATGGCCTTTTGCCCATTATCGGCAGTTTTCGTTACACTTCAAAATCACCAAATATACCTCTATCTATGTCCAGCCTAGTTTATCATCTCATTGTCAGGATAGCA encodes:
- a CDS encoding cold-shock protein, with the protein product MQEGTVKFFNETKGFGFITPTNGGPDIFVHTTGLMSNIRENDLVTYDVENGKKGLNAINVRVAR